The Lycium ferocissimum isolate CSIRO_LF1 chromosome 1, AGI_CSIRO_Lferr_CH_V1, whole genome shotgun sequence genome includes a region encoding these proteins:
- the LOC132055710 gene encoding putative hydrolase C777.06c, protein MDGVENGSAEPEQSALIFLGTGCSSAVPNALCLIRPSHPPCSVCSQSLTLPPDQNPNYRCNTSLLIDYCKDNGAHKYIIIDVGKTFREQVLRWFTRYRIPQVDSIILTHEHADATLGLDDIRAVQPFSPTNDIDPTPVYLTQYSMDSIVQKFPYLVQKKLKEGQEIRRVAQLDWQIIENDSEKPFVASGLEFVPLPVMHGEDYVCLGFLFGKKFRVAYISDVSRFLPTTVSYISKDSGQQLDLLILDTLYKNGSHNVHLCLTQTLEALKMLCPKRALLIGMTHQFDHHKDNEFLAEWSRREGIAVQLARDGLRLPVNL, encoded by the exons ATGGATGGCGTCGAGAACGGCAGCGCTGAGCCGGAACAATCAGCGTTAATATTCCTGGGAACCGGTTGTTCCAGCGCAGTTCCCAATGCATTGTGCTTGATCCGCCCCTCCCATCCTCCTTGTTCCGTCTGTTCCCAGTCTCTTACTCTACCGCCTGATCAAAACCCTAATTACAG GTGTAATACATCTCTGCTTATTGATTATTGTAAAGACAATGGtgcacacaagtacataatAATTGATGTTGGGAAGACGTTTAGGGAGCAAGTACTTCGGTGGTTCACTCGTTATAGAATTCCTCAAGTTGATTCT ATTATTTTGACTCATGAGCACGCTGACGCAACTCTCGGCTTGGATGATATCCGTGCAGTGCAACCATTTAGTCCGACAAATGACATTGATCCGACACCAGTGTACCTGACTCAATATTCAATGGATAG CATTGTTCAGAAATTCCCTTACTTAGTCCAGAAGAAACTTAAGGAAGGCCAAGAAATCAGACGTGTAGCACAACTTGATTGGCAGATTATTGAAAATGACTCTGAAAAGCCGTTTGTTGCATCAGGACTAGAATTTGTTCCATTGCCA GTAATGCATGGCGAAGATTACGTGTGCTTGGGGTTTCTTTTTGGTAAAAAGTTCAGAGTTGCATATATATCTGATGTTTCACGCTTTCTTCCAACTACTGTATCCT ACATTTCAAAAGATAGTGGTCAGCAACTAGATCTGCTCATTTTGGACACACTCTATAAG AACGGTTCCCACAATGTCCACCTTTGCCTTACTCAG ACTCTCGAGGCATTGAAGATGCTATGTCCAAAGAGAGCTCTGCTAATTGGAATGACTCATCAATTTGACCACCACAAAGATAATGAATTCCTCGCGGAATGGTCTAGAAG AGAAGGTATAGCAGTTCAACTTGCACGTGATGGATTACGGCTCCCTGTTAACCTATAA